The proteins below come from a single Drosophila suzukii chromosome X, CBGP_Dsuzu_IsoJpt1.0, whole genome shotgun sequence genomic window:
- the Atg5 gene encoding autophagy protein 5, with translation MAHDREVLRMIWEGQIGICFQADRDEIVGIKPEPFYLMISRLSYLPLVTDKVRKYFSRYISAEHQDGAVWFDFNGTPLRLHYPIGVLYDLLHPEEDGTPWSLTIHFSKFPEDALVKLTSKELLESHYMSCLKEADVLKHRGLVISAMQKKDHNQLWLGLVNDKFDQFWAVNRRLMEPYGEQESFKNIPLRIYTDDDFTYTQKLISPIGEGGQKKSLADLMAELSTPVRKAVGCRTHGIDLHEETQLQWMSEHLSYPDNFLHLSVDYKDV, from the exons ATGGCCCACGACCGCGAGGTGTTGCGAATGATCTGGGAGGGCCAGATAGGCATATGCTTCCAGGCGGACAGGGACGAGATCGTGGGCATAAAGCCGGAGCCCTTCTATCTGATGATTTCGCGACTGAGCTACTTGCCTTTGGTCACCGATAAG GTTCGCAAGTACTTCTCGAGGTATATAAGCGCCGAACATCAGGACGGAGCCGTGTGGTTCGATTTCAATGGAACACCCCTGCGCCTTCACTATCCAATTG GTGTCTTGTATGATCTGCTGCATCCGGAGGAGGACGGCACGCCCTGGAGCCTCACCATACACTTCTCCAAGTTCCCCGAGGACGCGCTCGTCAAGCTCACCTCCAA gGAGCTTCTGGAATCGCACTACATGTCCTGCCTGAAGGAGGCGGATGTGCTGAAGCACCGCGGTCTGGTCATATCCGCCATGCAGAAGAAGGACCACAATCAACTCTGGCTGGGCCTGGTCAACGACAAGTTCGATCAGTTCTGGGCGGTCAATCGGAGGCTGATGGAACCGTACGGCGAACAGGAGTCCTTCAAAAACATTCCCCTGCGAATCTACACGGACGAT GACTTCACGTACACCCAGAAACTGATTTCGCCGATCGGCGAGGGCGGACAAAAGAAGAGTCTGGCCGACCTGATGGCCGAATTATCGACACCTGTGCGCAAAGCGG TTGGTTGTCGGACCCATGGAATCGATCTTCACGAGGAGACCCAACTGCAATGGATGTCCGAGCACCTGAGCTATCCCGACAACTTTCTGCATTTATCGGTGGACTACAAGGATGTCTAG